In the Alistipes sp. ZOR0009 genome, CTGTAATTTTGATTCTGTTAACTTCTAACGCATTTTGCATCGAGTCGCGACGCTGGTTTATCTTAGGAATAATGCTGGAGATAATGCTGGGGAGTTCCTGCTTTATATCTACATTACTGGGGATTAACGTTACAAATTGGTTAATAAAAGTGGGCGTGTAGGTGTTTTTTATGAAGTCGTCTATACGTAGCCTTTTTTCATTAAAAAGCTTATTGGTAAGCATGATGTTGAGGTTGTGCATTCTTTTCCCCTCTACCATAATGCTATCATTAAGTGCTACCGTTTGCATAGGGATAGTGGCACAGGAGGATAAGAGTAACGCACAGAGAGTGCTAAGGATGATTGATGTTTTCATTATATATTGGTTTTTACTGGAGTATGAAACACCTATATGTAGCAGCAAGATCTTGGAGGTCTTGAGTGCATTACTGTAAATATATGAAAAGAAATTTGTTTTGTTTAGATAAATATTGAAAGTGTGTAAAAAGAAAAAGCGCCGTAATCTGCGTGATTCTGCGGCGCTTTCTTTTTAGTGCTATTAGTGTTTTACTTCATGTAATCAAACATTGATCGAATGGTTATATCCTTTATATCTATTTTTTTGCTGCTTTTAATGGAGATTGTTTTTGTTTCTCCTGGCTCAATATCGAAAAAGTTGTCGGTTAGCTCTAACTCCGAGTTAGCTGAATCTATAAAAACGTTTTTCATCAGATTCTTTGCAGAGATTGTGAGCAGCGTTTCTCCTTTTTTTCCGTTAATAAGTTTCAGGCTGTATTTTGGTTTTTCTAGCTTCAAATTTTTAATGGTGGAGAAGTAGTGGAAGGATTTTACACCTTCGAAGTTGGTCACAAGTACAAGGTTTGAGGTGTCTGCGTATTGCAGAAGAGCTGTTTCGCTGATCTTTTTTACAAGTGTCGATGAGTTGTCTTTTACCTCGATCTTCTCACTTGATTGCCAAAGCACACTTCCTGAGAGGTTGTACAATTTACAACTAAGCACTCCTTTTGTTTGGGCTGTGTGATCCGCAACAAGGTGTATTTCGATGTTTCCTTTCTTTTTGTCGCTGCTGATGAGGTTTGGGGCAAACGCTTTTTTTGCCATGAAATGAAGCGCTTTAGGACGTAGCTTATAGTCCATACTCGACCATGAGGTTACTGGCCAGCAGTCGTTAAACTGCCAGTAAAGGGATCCCATGCAGCGTGGCATGTTGCGGCGATGCGCTTCGATGGCCAAGGCAATTCCATTGCCTTGTAAAATTTGGCTTAAGTAGATAAGATCATCAAAACTTCCAGGGTTTGGGAGCTCCCTTTTTAGGTAGAGGTCAATAATATCAAACCCAATAGAATGTTTTTGATGTACCTTCAGAATGGGAGAGTTGGTACTCCATTCAGAGCGAGGAATGTATTCTTCTAGTGTTTTGGCGCTAGGAAGAGCTTGAAATCCATATTCGCTTGCAAAACGAGGAATCTTTTTTTCGTAGGTTTCGAAAGGTTCCTTTCCCCACCAAACTCCCCAATAGTGCGAGTCGCCATGGGTTAAGCTCTTTGGTGACCCCCATCCATATTGTGGCGATGAAGGCCAGTAAAAACGGGAGGCATCTTCCTTTTTAATAACTTCAGGTAGTAGCTTTTCAAATAAGTTTAGATAGCCATGCCAAATGGCGGTCGAATCTTCCTTCGACCATTTATAAACTTTCTGGTAGCCCCAGTTATGCCAAGCTTCGCTTATTTCGTTGTTCCCACACCAAAGGGCAATAGAGGGGTGATTTCTTAATCGGATAACGTTTTGGATGGCCTCTTCTTGTACATTGTCAAAGTAAGCTTTATCCCAGGGATAGAAGCTGCAGGCAAACATAAAATCTTGCCACACCAAAATACCTTGCTTATCACACTCTTCGTAGAATTTGTCGTCTTCATAAACACCTCCTCCCCATATTCTAAGCATGTTCATGTTGGCTTCCTTTGCTTTCGCTACGGCTTTCTTGTAATGACTGGCATCAACGCGAGGAAGAAAGTGATCAAGAGGAATATAGTTGGCTCCTTTCATAAACGTTGGTATGCCATTAACTTTAAACAAGAAGGATTGACCAATGCTATCGGGGGATTGAATGACCTCGAAGGTTCTTACTCCAATTTGTTGAACGTCGGTTGTTTTTTTGTTTCCAACTGCGAGGGTTGCTTTTAAGGTGTAAAGGTTAGGTTTTCCCATTCCGTTGGGCCACCATAGTTTAGGATTTGATATGGTGAATGGGACGGTTTGCCTATTGTTTCCTTTGTTTAGTATTAACTTCTTAACGGCAAATACTTTTCCATTTTCGTCACTCAACGTAATGGTTCCCTGCTGATTTTCTGTCGAGTTAATGCTGAAGGTAGCGTTGAAATTTGCTTCCTTCTTACTTTGATTAAGTTGGCTATAGCGAATATTTTCGATTCTGGCTTTACTCCAAGCTTCGATTTCGACAGGTCGCCAGATGCCAGCTGTTACAAATCGAGCGCCCCAATCCCACCCGTAGTGGTGTTGCGCTTTACGTGTGAAAACGCTTGTTTTAAATTCGCCCCTGTCGTTGTCGTTAACTAGCTGTATGGGCAGCTGCTTTAAAGCATTTAGCCCTTCGTTATAGGCCGATTTTAGGAGTACTATAAGCTGGTTTTTGCCAACCTTGAGGTATGGTTTTGAACTTATTCTCCAGGTACGAAACATGTTGTTTGCATCAAGAACTTTGGTTCCATTCAGCCAAACTTCTGCGTAGGTATCAAGTCCGTAGAAGACAAGATCAACCTCGTCATGGTTAAGGGTTGTTGCATCTACCTCTATTGTTGTTTGGTATTGCCACGATTCATTTCCAATCCACTGTTGCCTAGTTTCTTCGTCGCTAGCGAATGGATCGTTGATTAGCTTGTTGTTAAAAAGATCGGTGTGTACTGTTCCTGGGACGGTGGCGGCATGCCAAGCTTCTTTTCCTACTTGCTTAAACTGCCAGCCAGTGTTGAGTTTTTGACGGATTAACAGGTTGTCGGACTTGGTGACGGTTTCGGCAGCTTGATTTGTTGTCGAAAAGCACACCAATCCAGCAAGAAGTAAAAACGTGTATTTCATTGATAATGGATTTAGAGATAGGTAAAAGTAGATGTTTCGGATAACCTTTCAAATTCGTCATCGTTGATTTGTGTTATGTTATGCAATGGTTATATGATCTTTAACAAGGTGGAATAAAAAAAGAGAGTAAACGGAAACCGTTACTCTCTCTGTTTTCGCAGTTTGTAATTTAGCAAGGACGCATCATCTTAATGATGCTGAAATAAGTTTATTGTTGTGCGATTTGCTGACTTTCTTCGTAGGTTGCTCGGCGCATGGGGTAGTAGTCTCTACATTTTTCGAAACTTTCGGGGCGTGCCCCGTAGCCAATTCCCAGTTGTAGCACTTCGTTTGAAGGCATATTGTATATCATCTCCACGCGTTGATTGCTATTTTGATTTTTTACAAGTAAATCTAACCAGTGTGGAGTTTTTGTATCGTCGGTTTCGTAGGTGCCTGTATTAGTTAGCCTCCATTTTCCTGTTCCTGGAATATCCTGTCCATCAATAGGTGTTAGGGTTACCGGTTGACCGTTGGCTCCTATTATGGTAGTTGGAGAAGGATCTTTCCTGTCTGGAAGAAATGTTTTTAGAGCAAATGTTCCATCGGAATTAAAGATAATTGCCATTGCCCCTTTGTTTGTCGGATTCTTACTTTCCATAATCCAAGTTCCTTCTATTCCTCCGCAGGCGCAAAGAAGTAGAGGTATTGCTATGAATAGTATCTTTTTAAGAGAAAGGCGGGTTTTGGTGGAATTTCTAAGACTGTTAGCCTCATTTGTTTGGGACTTATTGCCAAGACACAATCGCTCTTTCATGGTTGAATGTTTGGTTAAATAACGTTAGCAATATAGTCAAAATGTAAATACAATTTAAGTTTTGCAAAAAACTTTTCGATATTCTGATACATTTTTGCTTGATGGCTTCGTTAAATATTACAATGCTTCTCTGCTTGTACCTTAATTCTAAAGTTGAGGTTTGGTTGAATGTAAAAAGTAAAGCTTGGTAAGTATTGTGATGGCTTTATCTATATTTGGATTGTTATTGTCAAACATATTGGTGTATTGTTTTTTATTTTAACACAGTAAAATGAAGCTTCGAAACCTATCAGTAGCACTATTTGTGCGTGATATAGAAATCTCTAGGCATTTTTATGTTGATATATTGGGTCAGGAAATAGACCTTGATTTTGGAGGAAATATCATATTTAAATCGGGTTTTGCCATTTGGCAGATAAAGCCTAGTCATATTATCCCTCAGACGTTGGGGGAGGATAAGGTAAATGACGATACGGTGAATCGGTTTGAGCTGTATTTTGAGGCCGAAGATATGGAGGCAGTCTTCAATAAACTAAAGACGTCGAAGGTGAGGTTTTTGCATGAGATGCACGAGGAGAGTTGGGGGCAGCAAACCGTGCGTTTTTTTGACCCAGATGGGCATTTGGTAGAAATAGGGGAGCCGTTGGAGTGCTTTGTTAAGCGTTTCTTCAATAAAGGTATGACCATTGAAGAGGTTTCTGAAAAGACATCCGTTCCGATTATTGAGGTAAAGCGTTTAGTGGAGCTGAGTTAAATTCGTTGTGAGAATATTTTAGTGAAGTTGCTTTTGGCGCTTGGGGATGTGCCTTTGAAATGTTTTTAAAGTGCTATCTTTGATAGGTTAATCTTTATGCCTTAAGGAGCAAATCTAGTCGCTCTAAAATAACTGCTTATGATAGAAATTTCAGAATCGACGTTAGATCGATTAATTGTGCATCGTGTTGGAAATCGCGTGTCGGATATGACGCTGGTAATATCCCAGCGTGAAATTCAGAACTTTGATGAAATGCTGAGTGGCATGCTTATGCACTTTTTCTTTACTCCATTTAAGGGCGATTCGTTTTTCAATTTTACGCATCCGACAGATGTAACCCTCAACGAGATTTATACCTACTGTGGGCGGATATTCGATGACGTGACGCAATTCTTCCCTATGAGCGAAGCTATTGCCAAACACCTTTACGAGATGTCTGATCACCCCAATATTAAGGAGGGTGAGCTCTATGTTGCCTTGGTAAAGGATGTCGTTATCGAAGGGGAGGTGTGTGACGCCATTGGTATCTTTAAATCGGAAAATAAGGAAATATTCTTAAAGGTAAATCAAGGTGCAGAAGGGCTTGATTTAGGAAGCGAGAGCGGGATAAATATTAATAAGTTGGATAAGGGATGCCTGATCTTTAACACGGAGAGAGAGGCTGGCTATAAAGTCTGTGCTATAGACAATACCAACCGTAATAGCGAGGCGGTGTATTGGAAGGAGGCCTTCCTTAGGGTTAAGCCGCGCGAGGATAGCTACTACCAGACAAGAGGCTATATGGAGGTTTGTAAAGGCTTTGTAAGGGAGGTTTTTAATACCGAAAATGAGGTGGACAGGGCCGATCAGGTGGTGATGCTTAATAAAACCGCGGAGTTCTTTAAGAAAAATGAGGTTTTTGAGGAGACTGTTTTTGAAGAGGAGGTTATGCAGCAGCCTGAGATTATTGAAGCATTCCGGGAGTATAAGGATAAGTACCAAACGGTGAATCAGGTTGCTTTGAAGGAAGAGTTTACCATTTCTTCGGATGTTGCCAAAAAGATGGGAAAGCATTTTAAGAGCATCATTAAGTTGGATAAGAACTTCCATATATATATACATGGCGATAGAGAGCTGGTAGATAAGGGGTATGATGACGAAAAGGGGATGAAGTTTTACAAACTGTTCTATAACGATGAAGCTTAATCTTTAATGATATACAAAACGCTCCTGCCATAATGTAGGGGCGTTTTACTTTTTATACGAAATAGAAGCTGAATTGGATTTTAGCAGGTTGTATCTGCTTAAATCGACTTAGGTAATGAAGGCAACCATAAGGTTGCCTTTCTATTTTATCATAAAAAAACAGGCACCCGTTTAGGTGCCTGTTGATGGTTGGCGCATTAATTTTAGCAGATTGAGTGGTCTAGAAAGCTGTGTTTCTTTTCTTCTTGAATAACCTGCTTAATTACTCCTTTAATTGTGCAATTGTTAATACTCTTGCTTCTGCGCTCCATTTACCTTCGGCATACATGGTATAGCATGTTGTCGTTAATACTGTAGCCGTATTTCTTTATATAAGTTGACGTTGATTCGACGTGTACTATCTAAGATCCATCGTAGTTTATTCAAATCAATACCTAATCAGGTTGCGGACTTTTCAATCAAAGGTATTCTTTTGTAATAAGTATAAGCCAATCGTAAATGGTGTAGTTAAAGGATGCAAATATAGGGCTTGTAGTGTTAATAAACTAGTATTAAATGTTTATCAGGTTATTTTAGCTTAGGGCGCTTTGCAAGGCCGTCTATTAGCCGATAATAGCTTAAATAGTGTAAATGTAGTTTAAAGCCAAAATACGCCATCTCGTATATATGTTTTATTATCAGTATTGTTTGTTTGTACATGCACATGTGTGGATATGTAAATCGTTTCAGAGCTTAGGCTGCCATTCTTTTGAAAACGAGCAGAAGGTTGCAGCATATAAGGCGGCAGATTTTAGTAGAAAGGCTAGGGTAGTGTGCAGCTGGTAAATGGTTGTATGTATGCGGTGAAACGTATGTTGGAAGAGGCATTTATAATGGGTTTATGACTGTTTGGGGACGAGCGTTTGCTCGCTTTATGCTAGGAGCAGGAAGGAGGCTACTTTAAAGCAGTAAAGGATACTAGGGATTTTAATGGATAAATACAGCTTTCTCTTTCGTAAGTTAAGCAGTATATGCTTACCTTTAGGTTAGTTTTAAGGGATAGCAAACCTAACTTTTAATGGTATGGAACTACTGGAAAAAATAAGAAAGCCCCTGATTGTAGTAGCTGCGGTGCCGGCTGTTATTGCACTTATTACAGCACCTGTTGCTATGAATAGGTCAGCCATTTTTATATTCTTAAGCCTTTTTATTCTTTTAGGAGCTGTGATTATTGCCTTTTACCATAGGGGAGAAGCAAAGCGAACCGTATTTACTTTTTTACTGGTTGCCTTTTTAGGTTGGTTTGTGGAGATGCTTGGTGTTAAGACTGGAGCAATCTTTGGCGTATATACCTATGGAGAAACGCTTGGTATTAAAGTGTTGGGTGTTCCCTTGGTTGTTGGAATTCATTGGGCTGTTTTAATCTATCTGGCCTATGCTGCTACCAGTATGTTGCCTGCTAATAATAGGCGGATGGCTGCTGCCGCAGGATTGATTGTTATTTACGATATTTTTCTGGAGCCTGCTGCCTCCCGTTTGGGAATGTGGCATTTTGAACGAAACGATGTTCCTTTTCAGAACTACGTTTCGTGGTTTTTGCTGTCGTACCTTTTGTTGAACCTAGTTAGGAGGTCTAAGCTGGAGTATACCAACTCTATGGCTACTCCTATATTTGCAATGCAGCTTATCTTTTTGCTTTTGCTTGACATTATACTGCTAACCTTTAAGATATAGCTTTACTAGCTGTAAGGCTGTTCGAAATATGACCTTGCCGTTGGGACGAGTAGGATGAAAATATTATTTGCCCAAAATTCGGTTTTAGGAGTACTGAACAAATTTCTTAAAGCTATGTTAGGCTTTAGGTTCTTCTGATTGTTTTGTATGAATGTATGTCAGAGCGAATTTTTTAATTGAATAGAGATTACTCCTATGGTAAAATCCAAAGTTTTAATGCTGCTTATTGGGTTGTTGATGCTTTTCTCTTTTGCAAAAGCACAAACAGCCGATACCTATCGTAGCCAGATTTATGGTTGCTATCTCTCCGGGAATATGAAAGGCTGGCTGCAAACGCTAAAGGCGCTGGAGAAGCAGTACGTTAAGACGGCGGATGACGACTTGCTGATGGAGATCATTCTCACTCACTATGGTTATATCCCCTTTGCCATTAGCGATAATAGGAAAAAGGAGGCTAGCGATATGCTTGAAAAGGCGTTTGACTACCTCGATCGCTACCTAAATAAGTA is a window encoding:
- a CDS encoding beta-mannosidase, yielding MKYTFLLLAGLVCFSTTNQAAETVTKSDNLLIRQKLNTGWQFKQVGKEAWHAATVPGTVHTDLFNNKLINDPFASDEETRQQWIGNESWQYQTTIEVDATTLNHDEVDLVFYGLDTYAEVWLNGTKVLDANNMFRTWRISSKPYLKVGKNQLIVLLKSAYNEGLNALKQLPIQLVNDNDRGEFKTSVFTRKAQHHYGWDWGARFVTAGIWRPVEIEAWSKARIENIRYSQLNQSKKEANFNATFSINSTENQQGTITLSDENGKVFAVKKLILNKGNNRQTVPFTISNPKLWWPNGMGKPNLYTLKATLAVGNKKTTDVQQIGVRTFEVIQSPDSIGQSFLFKVNGIPTFMKGANYIPLDHFLPRVDASHYKKAVAKAKEANMNMLRIWGGGVYEDDKFYEECDKQGILVWQDFMFACSFYPWDKAYFDNVQEEAIQNVIRLRNHPSIALWCGNNEISEAWHNWGYQKVYKWSKEDSTAIWHGYLNLFEKLLPEVIKKEDASRFYWPSSPQYGWGSPKSLTHGDSHYWGVWWGKEPFETYEKKIPRFASEYGFQALPSAKTLEEYIPRSEWSTNSPILKVHQKHSIGFDIIDLYLKRELPNPGSFDDLIYLSQILQGNGIALAIEAHRRNMPRCMGSLYWQFNDCWPVTSWSSMDYKLRPKALHFMAKKAFAPNLISSDKKKGNIEIHLVADHTAQTKGVLSCKLYNLSGSVLWQSSEKIEVKDNSSTLVKKISETALLQYADTSNLVLVTNFEGVKSFHYFSTIKNLKLEKPKYSLKLINGKKGETLLTISAKNLMKNVFIDSANSELELTDNFFDIEPGETKTISIKSSKKIDIKDITIRSMFDYMK
- a CDS encoding VOC family protein, translated to MKLRNLSVALFVRDIEISRHFYVDILGQEIDLDFGGNIIFKSGFAIWQIKPSHIIPQTLGEDKVNDDTVNRFELYFEAEDMEAVFNKLKTSKVRFLHEMHEESWGQQTVRFFDPDGHLVEIGEPLECFVKRFFNKGMTIEEVSEKTSVPIIEVKRLVELS
- a CDS encoding nucleoid-associated protein — encoded protein: MIEISESTLDRLIVHRVGNRVSDMTLVISQREIQNFDEMLSGMLMHFFFTPFKGDSFFNFTHPTDVTLNEIYTYCGRIFDDVTQFFPMSEAIAKHLYEMSDHPNIKEGELYVALVKDVVIEGEVCDAIGIFKSENKEIFLKVNQGAEGLDLGSESGININKLDKGCLIFNTEREAGYKVCAIDNTNRNSEAVYWKEAFLRVKPREDSYYQTRGYMEVCKGFVREVFNTENEVDRADQVVMLNKTAEFFKKNEVFEETVFEEEVMQQPEIIEAFREYKDKYQTVNQVALKEEFTISSDVAKKMGKHFKSIIKLDKNFHIYIHGDRELVDKGYDDEKGMKFYKLFYNDEA
- a CDS encoding carotenoid biosynthesis protein; the protein is MELLEKIRKPLIVVAAVPAVIALITAPVAMNRSAIFIFLSLFILLGAVIIAFYHRGEAKRTVFTFLLVAFLGWFVEMLGVKTGAIFGVYTYGETLGIKVLGVPLVVGIHWAVLIYLAYAATSMLPANNRRMAAAAGLIVIYDIFLEPAASRLGMWHFERNDVPFQNYVSWFLLSYLLLNLVRRSKLEYTNSMATPIFAMQLIFLLLLDIILLTFKI